Proteins found in one Bicyclus anynana chromosome 26, ilBicAnyn1.1, whole genome shotgun sequence genomic segment:
- the LOC112045790 gene encoding zinc finger protein 271, with the protein MKCCVPFCANRSDSVTSQKSGQCEQLSFHRLPDDVNLRNAWLRVLGPEINAPESAMVCSQHFLSEDMHVNHNGLWEVNLGAVPSSVQMCLMCLDTDSKLVLMSKHKMEEAFEKLTGHPLQVCERGALRHTLCVHCRQRLLSFSRFRDCSRRAHSLLMELLEEYHVVTAQHIETIKQTNKHLKHKLVKTSLGPNHCDLHLVDQDRHTDKNKTEHTFIEIDIVKSEIEDMTSEDEDKSNDVTECKNIKHSVTLEIEPQASEINAGASYKCERIDVVRDPLKYEASFNCTICSEEFVHEHAYNEHMIMHLQNCDGGSDISRPREQQTDVCSNAVNKRAAMKMEDLENPQHTFASPFQMRSSSGEATFESDQADPDHTSPDHTSPDLHDGLYECEFTPSSILDCSLETDDMDKPFSCHLCETKFTLNSSLVRHMKTHTGEEPFSCNLCDTKFTSASALVKHNVHMHKTEKLIGCNICDAKFTSNSSLVRHIRSHTGDKPFACNQCDAKFTQNSSLLAHKKNHAGVKPYKCDLCESRFSKNSSLIRHMITHTGEKPFYCTLCDSKFTQNSALKRHMDTHTGQKAVSCNICGSQFTQNSSLVRHMRTHTGEKPFACNICDAKFSLNSALKKHIKRHDNEKECYCELCNQVFPNKKELLDHIKTHTGEKPLSCHMCNDIFVNNKDLQAHIKMHTGVKKYNCDECTHVFPSKRNLTIHKRIHSGEKPFTCTICGTTFTQNCNLVRHLRTHSGEKPYSCVLCHQKFANNSNLVSHMRIHTDEKPSSCEYCPYRTKHASALVLHLRRHTGEKPYSCNQCDYKSTQKGTMLAHFKKHTGEKPYVCDLCGYKCAYKVALVKHKRTHTGEKPFNCNSCDFKCAVRSNLLRHMKTHEG; encoded by the exons ATGAAGTGCTGTGTACCTTTCTGTGCAAATAGATCAGACAGTGTGACTTCACAGAAGTCTGGCCAGTGTGAACAGCTTAGTTTTCACCG ttTACCAGATGATGTGAATCTTCGCAATGCTTGGCTCCGTGTGCTCGGCCCAGAGATCAATGCACCAGAATCAGCCATGGTGTGCTCGCAGCACTTCCTGAGTGAGGACATGCATGTCAACCACAATGGCTTGTGGGAAGTCAACCTCGGAGCTGTTCCTTCATCAGTGCAGATGTGCCTGATGTGCCTGGACACTGACAGCAAACTGGTTCTGATGAGTAAACACAAGATGGAAGAAGCATTCGAAAAGTTGACTGGGCATCCG TTGCAGGTGTGTGAGCGAGGAGCCCTGAGACACACACTGTGTGTGCACTGCCGACAGAGGCTGCTCAGCTTCAGCAGGTTCCGAGACTGCAGCCGGAGAGCTCACTCACTGCTGATGGAGCTGCTTGAAGAGTATCACGTA GTGACAGCACAACACAtagaaacaataaaacaaacaaacaaacacctAAAACACAAACTAGTGAAGACTTCCCTGGGACCGAACCATTGCGACTTACACCTAGTGGACCAggacagacacacagacaagAACAAAACCGAGCACACATTTATTGAAATAGACATAGTGAAGAGTGAGATTGAAGACATGACATCAGAGGATGAGGATAAAAGCAATGACGTCACAGAATGTAAAAACATCAAGCACAGTGTGACGTTGGAGATCGAACCTCAAGCAAGTGAAATTAATGCTGGAGCCTCGTATAAATGTGAACGGATTGATGTTGTACGAGACCCGCTGAAGTACGAGGCCTCGTTCAATTGTACCATTTGTTCGGAGGAGTTTGTTCATGAGCATGCATACAATGAGCATATGATCATGCACCTTCAG aactgTGATGGTGGAAGTGACATTTCCCGTCCACGAGAGCAGCAAACAGATGTCTGCAGCAATGCTGTGAATaa gcGCGCAGCTATGAAGATGGAAGACCTGGAAAACCCACAACACACTTTTG CCTCACCGTTCCAAATGCGGTCGTCATCTGGCGAAGCCACCTTCGAGAGTGATCAGGCGGACCCTGATCACACGTCGCCTGATCACACGTCACCTGACTTACATGACGGACTGTACGAATGCGAGTTCACGCCGAGCAGTATACTGGACTGCTCTCTGGAAACTGATGACATGGACAAACCGTTCTCGTGTCACCTGTGCGAGACTAAATTCACACTAAACAGCTCCCTCGTGCGACACATGAAAACTCACACTGGCGAGGAACCGTTTTCGTGTAACTTATGCGACACGAAGTTCACAAGTGCAAGTGCTCTCGTCAAACACAACGTCCACATGCACAAAACTGAGAAACTTATCGGCTGCAACATATGCGACGCCAAATTCACATCGAACAGCTCGCTCGTCAGACACATAAGAAGTCACACTGGTGATAAACCCTTCGCGTGCAACCAGTGTGATGCGAAGTTCACGCAGAACAGTTCGTTGCTAGCGCATAAGAAGAACCACGCAGGTGTTAAACCGTACAAATGCGATTTGTGCGAGTCGAGGTTTTCCAAAAACAGTTCATTGATACGACACATGATAACTCATACTGGTGAAAAACCGTTTTACTGCACGCTGTGTGACAGCAAATTCACACAGAACAGCGCTTTGAAACGCCACATGGATACGCACACCGGTCAGAAAGCCGTCAGTTGTAATATATGCGGCTCGCAATTCACCCAGAACAGTTCACTCGTCAGACACATGAGAACGCACACTGGGGAAAAACCGTTCGCTTGCAACATATGCGACGCAAAGTTCTCATTAAACAGTGCACTAAAGAAGCACATAAAACGACATGATAATGAAAAGGAATGCTACTGCGAGCTGTGCAATCAAGTGTTTCCAAACAAAAAGGAGTTGTTGGATCACATAAAGACACACACGGGTGAAAAACCTCTATCGTGTCATATGTGTAATGACATATTTGTGAACAACAAAGACCTTCAAGCGCACATAAAAATGCACACTGGAGTAAAGAAATACAACTGCGACGAATGTACCCACGTTTTTCCGTCTAAAAGAAACTTAACCATACACAAAAGAATCCATTCTGGCGAAAAACCCTTCACTTGTACCATATGTGGGACGACTTTCACACAGAATTGTAATCTGGTGAGACATCTCCGTACTCATTCTGGCGAAAAACCATATTCCTGCGTACTGTGTCACCAGAAATTTGCCAATAACAGTAATCTGGTCAGTCACATGAGAATCCACACTGATGAAAAGCCTTCGTCTTGCGAATACTGTCCGTATAGAACCAAACACGCCAGCGCGTTGGTGTTGCATTTGAGGAGGCACACCGGTGAGAAGCCCTACTCCTGCAACCAATGTGATTATAAAAGCACACAAAAAGGCACAATGCTGGCGCACTTTAAAAAGCACACCGGTGAGAAACCGTACGTTTGCGACTTGTGCGGATACAAATGTGCGTACAAAGTGGCACTGGTGAAGCACAAGAGAACCCATACTGGGGAGAAACCTTTTAATTGCAATTCGTGTGATTTCAAATGTGCTGTAAGAAGTAACTTGTTGAGGCATATGAAAACACatgagggttga
- the LOC112045811 gene encoding uncharacterized protein LOC112045811, with translation MKAVKYALIGITMAAILPEVTSWIVDMTEVEKLLGNDQADEEANFDDDIWPSVASDDNEVMYTANYAENFNYETYKKKEVDSIIRNGGAYLEGLSNAMAAYRDTLEDCNRNSSKTSIVSDTNGEVKTRCEKAEKKKDYVQKLSEMALLTTDKMRDKDYDDISQERTEDGDLIRLAWTLDRLAALTGYSSAHGDTVSSNGVQDNNPKSSTEANMATEDNRQLEILEQVENGRPLPPKLTDTRSVQKRDTGDVMKYYLKYKVWNASNAEDDHRTSDNDPFDIQNSLKVLPIRKRSLAYKKATNMRSAIQKIRRLRCQLKDRSEIHFRKLVKSIKVYRRKIFSNDSH, from the exons ATGAAAGCTGTCAAATACGCATTGATAGGCATAACGATGGCGGCCATTTTGCCGGAAGTGACGTCATGGATCGTCGATATGACGGAAGTGGAGAAGTTATTGGGCAATGATCAAGCCGACGAAGAGGCTAACTTCGACGATGACATATGGCccagtgttgccagtgatgacaacGAAGTGATGTACACTGCCAATTATGCGGAGAATTTTAATTATGAGACTTATAAAAAGAAAGAG gttgACAGTATAATCAGAAATGGCGGCGCGTACTTGGAAGGGTTGAGTAACGCAATGGCTGCTTACAGGGACACTCTAGAAGACTGCAACAGAAACTCATCAAAA ACATCAATCGTCAGTGATACTAATGGAGAAGTAAAAACAAGATGCGAGAAAGcagaaaagaagaaagattaCGTTCAAAAACTGTCGGAAATGGCTCTTCTTACCACAGACAAAATGAGAGACAAAGATTATGACGACATAAGCCAG GAACGCACAGAGGATGGAGACTTGATCAGGCTGGCGTGGACTTTGGACCGGCTGGCGGCGCTCACTGGCTACAGCAGCGCGCATGGGGACACGGTCTCAAGCAACGGTGTACAAG ACAATAATCCGAAATCGTCGACAGAAGCGAACATGGCGACCGAAGACAATAGACAATTGGAAATCCTAGAGCAGGTAGAAAATGGCCGCCCGCTGCCTCCAAAACTGACAGACACAAGATCAGTTCAGAAACGGGACACAGGCGATGTAATGAAGTATTACCTAAAATACAAAGTATGGAATGCTTCGAACGCTGAAGACGATCACCGAACTAGTGATAACGATCCTTTCGACATACAGAACTCTCTCAAAGTCCTCCCAATAAGGAAACGGTCACTCGCGTACAAGAAAGCTACTAACATGCGCAGCGCAATACAAAAGATACGGCGACTGCGCTGTCAACTAAAAGATCGTTCGGAAATACATTTCAGGAAACTTGTGAAGTCTATAAAAGTTTATAGAAGAAAAATATTCTCAAATGATTctcattga